Part of the Diabrotica virgifera virgifera chromosome 6, PGI_DIABVI_V3a genome, AATAGGGCAATATTTTCATTCACagttgttttgagcttctgtcatgtgtcacataatattaatatatctacgtcatacgttattggtatatacaatgttacaaaccaaagacgtatgacgtagatatattaatattatgtgacacatgacagaagctcgaaacaaatgacaatcgatgaaaagccctataattaaaataaagaattgtggatattatttgttcaataaacaataatagagaaaaatatatctgacaagtaatgatgCCTAGCTTCTCACTGTacaataaacatggcaataatgaaaagtcacattctgttttgacagttctcttacgtcaaaaattttgacctacgtaatatcgcttttgtagtaaaaatactatataaagACAAACGTGAAACAAAAAATCAAGAATGGTGGTCGGGAATATGCATACGTTAGTAAACAAGAAGAAAACTGCTTATCAGAAATGTATGTCAACAAGAAAGAAGGAAGATCACAAGAGATATACAGCATTAAATCGAGATGTAAAAagagaagtagtgaaaagtaaaaAATGAGATGTGGGATCGAAAATGCGCAGAAGTGGATAGGTATATCGGTGGAACAAGAGTTGGGCAAGCGTGGAAGGTGATAGTCTCTCCGGAGGGAAGGAAAGGAAAAATCTAACATAAAGTTAATAGATCTGAAACAGTGGAAACACCATTATGAGGTCTTACTGAACGAAGATAGCTGTAAATTCCAAGAGATCGAAATGGAAGAATCATCCGAACATACACAAATAGTTGAGATAACAACCGGAGAGTTAAGCGAGGCCCTCaaaagatcgaaaaacggtaaatcagaaggacctggagacatcccaattgagttggtaaagtacggaccaaaaATATTACATGAGTTATTGGTTCAAGTATTTGATGaatgcttaaaaggacaaaatatccctgatgattggaatgttggatacatcagctcaagatacaagaaaggggataaacgcatatgctctaattatagaggaataactgttaccagctcagtaggAAGGTTGTATGGTCGAATCATAAAAGAAAGAATATAACCAGAATAtgaagacatggaagaacaaagtggatttcgtgcaggaagattgtgcactgataatatattcgttctgcagcaggtaatagaaaaacgaaaggcaaggaatctatctacccacctactgtttgtagatttagagaaggcatacgatacggtacctttgaaaaaattGTTTCAAACATTGGCGAAAGTAGGTCttagtagagagtatgtggatgctatcgcaaatatatacaaaaatgcaagaagtctctaaaagaaggaaactttatatctggGTCATTTCCAACAACAAAGAGgattaaacaaggatgttgtctgtctccgactttatttaaaatatatagtcaatcatcgctagagcagtggaggaaaaacgtatccggaatgggaatagacataggcggTGGAAAAtatctaacaactttgtttttcgcagatgatcaggtagtcgtaacGAAttatgaggaagacatggactacatgtttagaaaactgaagaaagaatatgaaaaatggggcctcaatacgaatatgtcaaagacagagtattttaaaataggggatgatgaagaagatccagatttagaaattgGAACCACAAATacatgtaaagaatataaatatctcggatctataatatctaaacaaggcactaccaaaagagacatcgaaaacagaacgcagcagggcaaaaaagcggtaaacatactaagctctctactatggtctaaagagataagacaaaaaacgaaattgacaatctatcgtaccttggtagagcctattatgacttatggggcagaagtttggcagatcacgaaaaaagatagaaaaagaatagaagtagtagaaatggattgtctaaggagagcgtgtggtatatccaaaaaagatcacaCCAGGAAtaaagatattagaaggaggataaatactgtatattccagtgtagatagaattgaaacgagacaattAGTGTAGTATGGTCACGtcaacgaatgaatgaagatagatggccaaagaaagctttaaattacataccacaacataTAAGAAAAAGAGAAGGCCTTCAGTTGCTTGAGaaaaaaatgtacggcacatcctGAGAGATAGAGCCCGCAAAGAAGatgaatggatggacagaaaaagatggcggtcgaaatgcgagaagcggcagaggctgtaggaacctcgcttatagatagatagaaaAGTAATGGACATAACAGGGTTTGATTCTAACGTCAACATTCCACTAATATTTTAAAGCGGATTTAGAAGGTTTTGAGCCGAAATCTTATGCCTGTAgattaatataaatataagtaCTTGAACTTCTAAATTGTgtagaaaaatgaaaacaaaaattttaggatttagcaggttttgattctgataAGCTCAATTATAATACTATGTATCTAGACAAGTCCCATAAGTACATTACTTAATGGGAACTTAATATGGTTTACTGATTGATCTAAAACTTCTCCTGATATTTTACCATGCGTCTTCGTGCAAACATATAATTATAACAAATCTTACAGCCTAGCTAGGTCAATAAACTTCTGTGTTCTAGAAattgttttcttctttttgtttgtGAAACTCCTTGTTTCTGCATTAACATTTTCGTTTCAGTAAAATGCacatattattgtttgtttttttaggTTGCGCCCAAGAggacaataaaaagaaaacatcAATTACGTATCATGAAGGAAACTATGATATGAGCGGATGCAGTGAGAGAAAAACATCAAGTAAAAATAACAAAGGTCAAATCGTAAAAAaatcttacaagtgtgaaatttgctgTAAGCAGTATACTTCAGCAGGCaatttgaaaaggcatttgacagtGCACAGTGAAGAAAGAcgttacaagtgcgaaatttgtctTAAGCAGTTTAATCTAGCACATcatttgaaaaatcatataacaacgcacactggtgaaaaaccatacaagtgtgaaatttgttttaagcaattttctAGAACCGATACGTTGAAAAAGCATTTGCTaatgcatactggagaaaagccgTTTAAGTGCCAAATTTGTTTTCAGCAGTTTTCGCTGCAAAGTAATATGAAAATACATTTGTtgactcacactggagaaaaaccttacaagtgtgaaatttgttttaagcaattgtCTACAACTGTTGCATTGAAAAAGCATTTGCTAATGCATAATGGAGAACGACCCCACAAATGTCGCATTTGTTTCAAGCAATTTTCTCAAGCAGGAACTTTGAAACATCATTTGCAAACACACACAGGAGAAAAGTCGTACAAATGTCAAATTTGTTTTCAGCAGTTTTCCAAGCAAAGTAATATGAAAGTAAatttgagattgcacactggagaaaaacctcacaagtgtgaaatttgttttaagcaattttctCGAATAAATCATTTGAAAGGACATATGaaagtacacactggagaaaaaccttacaagtgtgaaatttgttttaagcagttcacTCATAAATTATCTTTGGATGTACATACgaaagttcacactggagaaaaacctcataagtgtgaattctgttttaagcagtttaatgATGCAAGTTACTTGAAGATTCATTTGAgattacacactggagaaaaaccctataagtgtgaaatttgttttaagcagttcacGTATAAAAAATCTTTGAATGTACATACGAAAGTTCACACTGGTGTAGAatcttataagtgtgaaatttgttttaagcagtttaataAAGCAGGTAACTTAAAAGTTCATTTGAgattacacactggagaaaaaccctatcagtgtgaaatttgttttaagcagttcacGTATAAAAAATCTTTGAATGTACATACgaaagttcacactggagaagaatcttataagtgtgaaatttgttttaagcagtttaatgAAGCAGGTAACTTAAAAGTTCATTTGAGaacgcacactggagaaaaaccttacaagtgtgaattctgttttaagcagtttaatgGTGCAAGTAACTTTAAGGTTcatttgagattgcacactggagaaaagccttataagtgtgaaatttgttctaagcaatttagtaAAGATGGAgatttgaaaaggcatttaaggATACATACTttagaaaagccttacaagtgtgaaatttgttttaagcaatttagtcaaggtAGAAACTTGAAAAAGCATTTAAGGATGCACACTGGAGAAataccttataaatgtgaaatttgttctagGCAATTTAGTCAAGATGGAgatttgaaaaggcatttaaggatacacactgGTGCTCTGTTCtgattagcaaaatacaaggaaaagatatttaccagcagttttattgctggaatcgaatcttatgatagaacagtagagcgtcgattatccgaactaattgggggacataagcattcggaaaaccgatttgttcggataatcgaactatattgagattgtcatacatatttatccacaagtgaataaaaaccatatttatataactgtatatttgtttataccttgataatgacaaatagcaattaaacaaaaaagtgcagtctttgcaacaacatatttttgcatacacaattgaagaaaattgaagatattttaagcgttaattactaacgcttgctcagtactcgagtgcggggcgcgggagtcgggagttcggataaccggtcgttcggttgatcgacgttcggattatcgacgctctactgtatatattaataatataggtatgcaaagtgcGCAGATAGTGTTCTACTTTTTTTACAAACAAAacggcgcccgaaaatcgtgtttttttcaatttttgctctataactcaagattttaactctacactaaaaacatccaaataaaaattcaccgtaattaaattctgcatagagacgtatttttcccgatttacttcgacgaaaattttccctgGAAAATACGGGGTTTTCcgacaaaatctttaattttcaactaaaattttaaataagtaattctttatcaataattaaataacttaatgtaaaagctcttttcgtatagataataattccagaagccgatggaaattgaatgaacagtttagcaacaattgaatgattaattaaaaatttacggttgctataataaccacaataattatgatatataagaataactatgatttttgtataaaaagatactgtacctatctattgtactttatagaattgaaattggactatttaagcggcctcaggaatattttaaaactataaacaattttttggcttataaacaattagaatatatctggaaatattcaattaaatcatgaaaacggtattggaaaaaaacggcaggacgcttcttttaaaagaaaaaacgtttaattgtgatagtggttcctgagatacaaccggtcacagttgaccggcatttacggcaaagatataaaaataggataataatttttaaaccatcacctttttaatTTTGTCCTCtgtctccacaccaattttcatatttttaaagtactcataacatatattattataataaaaactatcgatattacgagtgaaaattgccaaaaatagcaaaatttcaatcaaaaattagtgttgttctgaagctattttcttgtggcatttttacaattttaactatttataatgggaaataagccacaatattattaaaaaatgattttattaacgtttcgacgcccaaatcgggtgccgttgtcaaaatacaaaatactactaacataaacaaaaatgtttatttttatttactttcagtaaagtcgtcccaggaacgcaactcataaatattggcaatatcattttaaagtcttctactttaaaacgtATCATAtttatctgaattgccgatataaatgattaaataaattattagaagaatttttttactaagcaacatttttgtttatgttagtagtattttgtcttttgacaacggcacccgatttgggcgtcgaaacgttaataaaatcattttttaataatattgtggcttatttcccattataaatagttaaaatcaaaaattaggttggagaaaatgtaatctcaaagttcaaaatcggtatacttaaaaaaaagcattttctcggcttcccatggagcaattttcttcattctttttttgttcccaagtaactggagtagagccatctaactaatgcattattaaatgtaaaacttgcttttattttgttataatagattaatttatttataagaaaagaaaactacatattttttccagttgtagacttgtTTAGGTAAACTTACTATAAGTGTACCTTTTACCGTTAAAAAcgcaaatattctcatttgaaagctgtataaaaatttaaagaaattaaaaatttttgttataatcaataaattaatttattatcacaaaacaaaagcaagtttgacatttaataatgcgttaattatatggctctactcgagttacttgggaacaaaaaaagaatgaagaaaattgctccatgggaagccgagaaaatgcatttttttaacgtataccgattttgaactttgggattacattttcttcaacctaatttttgattggaattttgctatttttggcaattttcactcgtaatatcgatagtttttattataataatatatgttatgagtattttaaaaatatgaaaattggtatggagaaagaggacaaaactaAAAAGATGATGGtccgaaaattatgatcctattgtttatatctttgccgtaaatgccggtcaactttgaccggttgtatctcaggaaccactcatcacaattaaacgtttttcttttaaaagaagcgtcctgccgtttttttttttcaataccggtttcatgatttaatttaattgaatatttcccgagatattctaattgtttatattccaatttcaattctataaGTACATTAGATCGGTAcagtatctttttatacaaaaatcatagttattcttataatatattctttttctcatgatcatctttcagtgcgtcacagtttttcgatttctttctaacgcattaaattgtatgtgaaagaaaaaaaggcacgtcggtgattacatttcgttggtgacatttataacatttattctagttattctagttgtcgatagatggcgccataataaaaaaatattttttttaattagataataatattacaaatataatctgtataatttataagactatacaaatcaaagaaaataccattttataaatgcaagaaacacatttgatttgtttctattccaaattgaaa contains:
- the LOC126886474 gene encoding zinc finger protein 260-like, whose amino-acid sequence is MDIKQETSEQTCKILEIDNETWVDPLDGFKIEIKEEPKRESSYETFDYLNEFPVSTKVEQNEHKCTLFDEKETTSKESCAQEDNKKKTSITYHEGNYDMSGCSERKTSSKNNKGQIVKKSYKCEICCKQYTSAGNLKRHLTVHSEERRYKCEICLKQFNLAHHLKNHITTHTGEKPYKCEICFKQFSRTDTLKKHLLMHTGEKPFKCQICFQQFSLQSNMKIHLLTHTGEKPYKCEICFKQLSTTVALKKHLLMHNGERPHKCRICFKQFSQAGTLKHHLQTHTGEKSYKCQICFQQFSKQSNMKVNLRLHTGEKPHKCEICFKQFSRINHLKGHMKVHTGEKPYKCEICFKQFTHKLSLDVHTKVHTGEKPHKCEFCFKQFNDASYLKIHLRLHTGEKPYKCEICFKQFTYKKSLNVHTKVHTGVESYKCEICFKQFNKAGNLKVHLRLHTGEKPYQCEICFKQFTYKKSLNVHTKVHTGEESYKCEICFKQFNEAGNLKVHLRTHTGEKPYKCEFCFKQFNGASNFKVHLRLHTGEKPYKCEICSKQFSKDGDLKRHLRIHTLEKPYKCEICFKQFSQGRNLKKHLRMHTGEIPYKCEICSRQFSQDGDLKRHLRIHTGALF